In Aedes albopictus strain Foshan chromosome 3, AalbF5, whole genome shotgun sequence, the following are encoded in one genomic region:
- the LOC134290674 gene encoding uncharacterized protein LOC134290674, with amino-acid sequence MPPKTTALAKKEHTLRALQTRLNSLLAMFDEILKFSQSMNEGTTAIQVSIRLDKLEELWETISEAIVEVEAHEDYADDDDEYVEKFHYLKGCLTGEAKALIDPLAITKANYQVAWDTLTKRYNDSKLLKRRQVQALSKLPMLTKESASELQSLLEGFERIIQNLDQLVQPQDYKDLLLVDIIGSRLDPVTRRGWEEYSATQPQDSIKDLIDFLQKRIRALGSLPSKPANLKGDSTTLSKSKKFSAPRVSHSAVQASGGRCVACSESHPLYQCPAFQRLTVSARDKILRNHSLCRNCFRRGHQASECSSRFVCRNCKAKHHTMVCFRSDKSDGAKGSSSHNSQAESINAATVDRRTNPTTSMATEEVSSNTALQRSSSVLLATAIVLVQNDKGISFPARALLDSGSECNFMTESLCQRLNIQRRRSDVSVLGIGQANTRVKHKVMTTIKSRVSEFSRDMEFLILPRVTADLPTTSIQRACWEIPEGLNLADPAFFNSKTVDIVLGIQYFFAFFKTGNEIDLGNGLPMLTESVFGWVVSDLVNTDRFNPKISCNMAVTESLEELLSRFWACEEVEFPSNNSPTEAKCEKYYSATVQRGLDGRYTVSLPKDDNVLAQLGESRDIAFRRLQGIERRLLREPRLREQYEQFMVEYLSLGHMRRVDVASDQETSRCYLPHHPVVKESSTTTKVRVVFDASCKTSTGVSLNDVLLVGPVIQDDLRAIILRSRTKQILMVADVEKMFRQIRIDQKDLPLQNIIWRKDFNDRAETYELCTVTYGTKPAPYLATRTLQQLALDEHERFPMAARATMEDVYMDDVLTGEDEIETARELRIQLEEMMESGGFHLRKWASNAPAVLDGIANENLALAKEDGVQLDPDPAVKTLGLYWFPSTDILKFQFKVTEYCPAEIYTKRKLLSMIATLFDPLGLIGAVIVTAKIFMQRLWCWTDENGRKLDWDQPVGPKECEEWLELHQQIPLLNEISIRRCVVLPGATEIQVHFFSDASKAAFGACAYVRSTDVSGRCQVALLTSKSKVSPLKAQTIPRLELCGALLAVQLKEKIFNAMKTEAAVYMEYLRS; translated from the exons ATGCCGCCGAAGACAACCGCGTTAGCGAAGAAGGAGCACACCCTGCGAGCGTTGCAAACTCGACTCAATTCGTTATTGGCGATGTTCGACGAGATTCTCAAGTTTTCTCAGTCTATGAATGAGGGAACTACAGCAATTCAGGTGTCAATTAGGCTAGATAAGCTAGAAGAACTGTGGGAAACTATTAGTGAGGCTATAGTTGAAGTAGAAGCGCATGAAGATTATGCAGATGATGACGATGAGT ATGTCGAGAAATTTCATTATTTGAAGGGATGTCTCACCGGTGAAGCAAAGGCTTTGATAGATCCACTGGCGATAACCAAGGCAAACTATCAAGTGGCATGGGACACTTTAACGAAGCGATACAACGACAGTAAGCTGCTAAAACGTCGTCAAGTCCAAGCTCTGTCGAAGCTACCGATGTTGACTAAGGAGTCAGCCTCAGAGCTTCAGTCCTTACTGGAGGGTTTTGAGAGGATCATTCAAAATCTAGATCAACTTGTTCAGCCCCAAGACTACAAGGATCTACTGTTGGTAGACATCATAGGTTCCCGCCTCGACCCCGTTACGCGCCGTGGCTGGGAAGAATATTCCGCTACGCAGCCTCAAGACTCCATCAAGGACCTCATCGACTTCCTCCAAAAACGGATTAGGGCGCTAGGTTCGCTACCCTCCAAGCCAGCCAATCTCAAGGGAGATTCGACTACACTTTCCAAGAGTAAGAAGTTTTCCGCTCCAAGAGTAAGTCACAGTGCGGTTCAAGCATCGGGAGGTCGATGCGTGGCTTGCTCAGAATCCCATCCCCTCTACCAATGTCCAGCGTTTCAACGTCTAACGGTTTCCGCTCGAGATAAGATTCTTCGCAATCATTCGTTGTGCAGGAACTGTTTTCGACGTGGACATCAAGCTTCCGAGTGCTCTTCTCGCTTCGTTTGCCGGAATTGCAAGGCGAAGCACCACACAATGGTTTGTTTCCGGTCGGATAAGAGCGATGGAGCTAAAGGTAGCTCATCGCATAACTCGCAAGCTGAATCGATCAATGCGGCAACAGTGGACCGTAGGACGAATCCAACGACGTCCATGGCCACAGAAGAAGTTTCCTCCAACACGGCACTCCAACGTTCTTCATCTGTGCTGCTCGCTACTGCAATAGTTCTCGTGCAAAACGATAAGGGTATCAGTTTTCCTGCACGGGCATTGTTGGATTCCGGATCCGAATGCAACTTCATGACGGAGAGCTTGTGCCAACGGTTGAATATCCAACGAAGGCGTTCGGATGTATCCGTCCTTGGGATAGGACAAGCCAATACACGAGTCAAACACAAGGTTATGACAACGATAAAGTCACGAGTGTCCGAATTCTCTCGTGACATGGAATTCCTTATTCTGCCAAGGGTTACGGCGGACCTACCAACTACAAGTATCCAAAGGGCATGCTGGGAGATTCCTGAAGGTCTGAATTTGGCGGACCCAGCATTTTTCAACTCAAAGACGGTGGACATAGTTCTCGGAATCCAATATTTCTTTGCATTCTTCAAGACCGGGAACGAAATCGATCTGGGAAACGGACTTCCGATGTTAACGGAATCAGTATTCGGTTGGGTGGTATCTGATTTGGTGAATACTGATCGTTTCAATCCGAAAATTTCCTGTAACATGGCGGTTACAGAAAGTCTGGAGGAACTATTATCTCGCTTCTGGGCCTGCGAAGAAGTCGAATTTCCAAGCAACAACTCTCCGACGGAAGCAAAGTGCGAGAAGTACTATAGCGCTACTGTTCAACGCGGTCTGGATGGTCGGTATACAGTGTCTCTTCCGAAGGACGACAACGTTCTCGCACAGCTAGGTGAATCAAGGGATATCGCCTTTCGACGTCTTCAAGGGATAGAACGTCGATTACTTCGGGAACCACGGCTACGAGAACAGTATGAGCAATTTATGGTGGAGTATTTGAGCCTGGGACACATGCGCAGGGTGGATGTAGCTTCAGACCAGGAGACAAGCAGGTGCTATTTACCCCACCATCCCGTCGTCAAGGAGAGCAGCACGACCACTAAGGTTAGGGTCGTATTCGATGCGTCATGTAAGACGAGTACAGGTGTATCGCTTAATGATGTACTACTGGTCGGACCAGTTATCCAGGATGATCTGCGCGCCATAATTCTGCGGTCACGAACGAAGCAGATACTCATGGTGGCAGATGTTGAAAAAATGTTCCGTCAAATAAGGATAGATCAGAAGGACTTACCTCTACAAAACATCATATGGCGGAAGGATTTCAACGATCGAGCTGAAACCTACGAACTTTGCACAGTCACGTACGGCACGAAACCAGCACCATACCTAGCGACCAGGACTCTACAGCAGCTTGCGTTAGATGAACATGAACGATTTCCTATGGCGGCAAGGGCAACTATGGAGGATGTCTACATGGACGACGTGTTGACGGGCGAAGATGAGATCGAAACGGCGAGAGAACTACGTATTCAGCTCGAAGAAATGATGGAAAGCGGCGGATTCCACCTAAGGAAATGGGCATCCAACGCACCAGCGGTATTAGATGGTATTGCTAACGAAAATCTAGCATTGGCGAAAGAGGACGGAGTGCAGCTTGATCCAGATCCAGCAGTGAAGACGTTGGGATTGTACTGGTTTCCCTCGACCGACATTCTCAAATTTCAATTCAAGGTTACGGAGTACTGTCCTGCTGAAATCTACACAAAACGGAAACTTTTGTCTATGATAGCGACCCTGTTTGACCCTCTGGGATTGATTGGCGCAGTTATTGTTACGGCAAAAATCTTCATGCAGCGTTTGTGGTGTTGGACAGATGAGAATGGAAGAAAGTTAGATTGGGATCAACCGGTAGGGCCAAAGGAATGTGAAGAATGGCTAGAGCTACACCAACAAATACCACTGCTGAACGAAATAAGCATTCGCCGGTGTGTTGTACTTCCAGGAGCCACGGAAATTCAAGTACATTTCTTCTCCGATGCTTCCAAGGCTGCCTTTGGGGCATGCGCCTACGTTCGAAGTACGGACGTTTCGGGAAGGTGCCAGGTCGCTCTACTAACATCGAAATCCAAGGTATCTCCGTTGAAGGCGCAGACAATCCCGAGACTGGAGCTTTGCGGAGCATTGTTGGCAGTACAACTGAAAGAGAAGATATTCAACGCTATGAAAACAGAAGCAGCAGT CTACATGGAATACCTTCGTAGCTAA